A genomic region of Saccopteryx bilineata isolate mSacBil1 chromosome 1, mSacBil1_pri_phased_curated, whole genome shotgun sequence contains the following coding sequences:
- the DDX6 gene encoding probable ATP-dependent RNA helicase DDX6 codes for MSTARTENPVIMGLSSQNGQLRGPVKPSGGPGGGGTQTQQMNQLKTTNAINNGTQQQAQSVTTTIKPGDDWKKTLKLPPKDLRIKTSDVTSTKGNEFEDYCLKRELLMGIFEMGWEKPSPIQEESIPIALSGRDILARAKNGTGKSGAYLIPLLERLDLKKDNIQAMVIVPTRELALQVSQICIQVSKHMGGAKVMATTGGTNLRDDIMRLDDTVHVVIATPGRILDLIKKGVAKVDHVQMIVLDEADKLLSQDFVQIMEDIILTLPKNRQILLYSATFPLSVQKFMNSHLQKPYEINLMEELTLKGVTQYYAYVTERQKVHCLNTLFSRLQINQSIIFCNSSQRVELLAKKISQLGYSCFYIHAKMRQEHRNRVFHDFRNGLCRNLVCTDLFTRGIDIQAVNVVINFDFPKLAETYLHRIGRSGRFGHLGLAINLITYDDRFNLKSIEEQLGTEIKPIPSNIDKSLYVAEYHSEPVEDDKP; via the exons ATGAGCACGGCCAGAACAGAGAACCCTGTTATAATGGGTCTATCCAGTCAAAATGGTCAGCTGAGGGGCCCTGTGAAGCCCAGTGGTGGCCCTGGAGGAGGGGGCACACAGACACAACAGATGAACCAGCTAAAAACCACCAATGCAATCAATAACGGCACTCAGCAGCAAGCACAGAGTGTGACCACCACTATTAA ACCTGGTGATGACTGGAAGAAGACTTTAAAACTCCCTCCAAAGGATCTAAGAATCAAAACTTCA GATGTAACCTCCACAAAAGGAAATGAGTTTGAAGATTACTGTTTGAAACGGGAGTTACTGATGGGAATTTTTGAAATGGGCTGGGAAAAGCCATCTCCTATTCAG gaGGAGAGCATTCCCATTGCTTTATCTGGTAGGGATATTTTAGCTAGAGCAAAAAATGGAACGGGCAAGAGTGGTGCCTACCTCATTCCCTTACTTGAACGGCTAGACCTGAAGAAGGACAATATACAAG CAATGGTGATTGTTCCTACAAGAGAACTTGCTCTACAGGTCAGTCAAATTTGCATCCAGGTCAGCAAACACATGGGAGGGGCCAAAGTGATGGCAACCACAGGAGGAACCAATTTACGGGATGACATAATGAGGCTTGATGATACAG TGCACGTGGTAATAGCTACCCCTGGGAGAATCCTGGATCTTATCAAGAAAGGAGTAGCAAAGGTTGATCATGTCCAGATGATAGTATTGGATGAG GCAGATAAGTTGCTGTCACAGGATTTTGTGCAGATAATGGAGGATATTATTCTCACGCTACCTAAAAACAGACAGATTTTATTATATTCTGCAACTTTCCCTCTTAGTGTACAGAAGTTCATG aattcCCATTTGCAGAAACCCTATGAGATTAACCTGATGGAGGAACTAACTTTGAAGGGAGTAACCCAGTACTACGCATACGTAACTGAGCGCCAAAAAGTGCACTGCCTCAACACACTCTTCTCCAGG CTTCAGATAAACCAGTCAATCATTTTCTGTAACTCTTCTCAGCGAGTTGAATTGCTAGCCAAGAAGATTTCTCAACTGGGTTATTCTTGCTTCTATATCCATGCTAAAATGAGGCAG GAACATCGAAATCGTGTTTTTCATGATTTCCGAAATGGTTTATGCCGCAATCTTGTTTGCACTG atttgtttACTCGAGGTATTGATATACAAGCTGTGAATGTGGTGATAAACTTCGACTTTCCAAAGCTGGCAGAGACCTATCTCCATCGTATTGGAAGATCAG gtCGCTTTGGTCATCTTGGCTTAGCCATCAACTTGATCACATATGATGATCGCTTCAACCTGAAAAGTATTGAGGAGCAGCTGGGAACAGAAATTAAACCTATCCCAAGCAACATTGACAAGAGCCTATATGTGGCAGAATACCACAGTGAGCCTGTAGAAGATGATAAACCATAA